In the genome of Lactuca sativa cultivar Salinas chromosome 3, Lsat_Salinas_v11, whole genome shotgun sequence, the window agattatttagaataaataatcttaactaatttgtacaatatgtctcaagggttctgtacatataaagaacgccgaaatccgagttataaggaagaagttatggcccatcgaagttttacagtaaaaccggcatggcaccgggaagcgtaaaaactgaatttatgatagaagactttttagccttagtaatctaaaccaaagtcttagagtatgttaaaccgagaaaatccataaaaagaacgcccaaatctgactttgtatgaggaagttatgatttttcaaagtttcggcttagcagtgtacagcccgaaactcgaattttagttcgagcggtttttagcttacgtgatctaaatgagagttgaagatctcatgaatagcaactcaacgataaaaagacatacgaaaacagagtccgtatgaaggagttacgaattcttcgcggtcattaagcagtctaatctcctcgtactgttaaatttaagatcggtcaagaattagccgactgagtctaaatgaaagttgtagatctttttTTTACccacacgtggatataaagaacgtagaaaaagtagttcgtatgcgaaagttataaatttttgaaaatcggttgATTTCCACCCTATATGCGATACCAAGTGTCAACACCAGGTTGCACCTGGCTATAGCCagcctggctcacgacgtgaaccctcctccagcctcctataaataagaggtgaatccctcttcattcctcacacctcccctcacttccctctctctctctagaaattctcTCTAGCTCCGAAACCCcccaaaaagcctagggaacctccctagcacgaggcggaagccccggagtgctccaGCAGCGCCCGGGTTTGAGaaaaacccattgtaagtgagctacgtctacgatttttttaatatagcttttatttaattatagtaacgttattaggaacttataataaatactttggctattattatgggttatataagtattgtttaacgcttatataatagtaataatagctagaatattaattagtcgtggttaacgttagactaaaccctactgatattgatactaggttttgtcgatgGAAATTATTTTAAgtgtaacgaagtgctgtccaagtgccaagtcaccacctaatcaagtgagtgcatagttactttcagcttacacatagatatgaagtattttatataaattatgtgttatgtgcctATACAgcctgaatacttgctgtctgtgCTGGgtaaaagatttttatacatgttttaaactatatacgtattttatatctacaaaatgtgttgcgtaaaacatgggtagatgaaatagtttctgtgtgaaaaaaataaaatgatgaataAGTGATATaaaccatgaggtaagggtgagaggtgaaccatgagagaagccttttaccccagtgttggccccgtcatccagcagagtatgggtcacaaccacagactattctagacagtccagtggacactagcaggctcgcaacctgtaggtgttttgaactgtgtattcaccatgtgtactctaaaaacccatcgacatgtattgcgagtggattctcAAAAACGATAccgtcaataaacgagataaaaccCATTGACCTGTATTGCGAGAGGAGTCTcggaaacgatactgtcaataaacgagataaaccttggtaactatggatttagtgtctgttgagtaaaccttggcaacgatggatttcgtgcctattccttaggataacccttaggaataaataaacgaggaatagttgaattcttagggtagaataaaggagataatggggacaggtaattgggttgattgttcaaatgtttaaacataataattatatcattgtgggttgaaaaccatatgtactcaccaggtttcccaacctgacccactcagtttatttatatcacaggtgttgatatgaagtcacattacactgagagattaaggagatataaatcactagtgataatgaatgtaagttttgtttttgcttatgtttctttattaacaatgacatcccaaatgttttaaaatgaataaaaatacttttcttcagaaattctttgataacgtatttatcatgttttactaggaacaaattccacagcctttttattaaaagagatactctgatttttataaaacataaacaaaatcagtcttttctggctgtgaaaatggggatttcACAATATGAGTAAAACTATAGTGGATAGATATAAAGAAACTAAATATTACAAGAACAACTCTCATGGATGGGGAGAATCTGCACCCAAAACTCTCTCTAAACTAATGCCAACATAGTGAACACTTACAAACAAATGACCCTCACCTCCACTTTATATACTAGTGGAGGGAATATGTTTTTCATACAAGGGAATATTCTAACCTAATAAACACTTATCATTGTAGAGCATTTTCATGCTCCAACATCTCCCCCTAAATGCTTGGAAACGGTGAGGGTAAAGCAGTGATAAAAGGTAGAACATCCGACGGGTAGGTCTGGTAGGTCTGGTGCTGAAGCGTCTCAGAAAAGCTGAAGCTTTCGTGGTCTCGGAATTTGGAAATGGAATCTCTATCATCAAAAAACATACAGCGTAACCTAATCTCTGAATAGAAATATGAAATCCCAATATTCGAATGTGATCAGCCCCCGAAAACTAATCATGTTCACAGTCTCACCCTCAACTGTAGAACCGAAGAGCACAATGTCAAATCACACAATGACTTCAAGATTCCGAACTCGAGTGATAATGCACCAAATAATCTCTGAAGAATAGCATGCTaaaatgtgaagcatccaaaAGTAagtttaaatgataaataatgtgaATCCGAAGACATGGTCTAGCAATGCTAAAAATTTGATCATACGATCAAAAATAAGTGTCATGTCACATTGCTAAATAatatttgtaacacccaaaatcaggaaggACAAGAAGGAAAGAaagccctaagtcaaagggtTAACTCGTCGACTCCagtgaggaactcggcgagtctgagtaGGATccggtcaaggagtaagtgaccgactcggcgagtcggctaaggggacttggtgagtctggtctgaacgaggaaaaccctaatcccatgagttgtatcctatataaagggtgttatgtccctccctcagcctccatatcttcctagagaacctgtaaaccctagatttcatgtgagcttccatcatttgagaaaAATAACTTTGGAGGAAGGGAACTTTGGAAacgaacttgaagatcaagaaagttgcttcaaaggagaggtgtagatccgagatctacttcagttagttttcatcttggaggtaataagctgctatcttccctcctttgcatctagatctatttttgttatgtgatttgggggttttatggttgtgtgAGACCCAATTCGGgcttggggcttagatatgttgttgccacttcagatctagggttgggatggtccaatatgtcataaagcatcagatattgagtagttggtgaagccattttgtcctaaaacctagccttagtgtgttttgagcctagatctctttagttatatgtaaagtttgcaactttatgtgaggattgagctttggaagtatggatctatgatttggagcccctacatggctcgaaaagccactgtatggattaagaattggagcgactcggcgagtctcatgggtggactcagcgagttggttgaagttgggcaggaactcggcgagttggaagaacaagtcggcaagtctgttgaagattgccttggactcggcgagtctgttcttggactcagtgaatcaagtcgtgaaaccccaaacccttcaagttaagactcggatcagtgagttgagtgggaactcggtgagttggacaggaaaggactcggaaatcggtagactcgacgagtcatggactgactcggcgagtcgagttgcgaatggaaggactctgagcatatgaacttggcaagtcagtaggcagactcggcgagtagggttgacctggaaggttgactttgaccaggactttgacgttgaccagagttgacttagttgactttcgggggacagttagactaagtgttgcattgatattagtagcttggggagctagtggagcaggagttcagagagttgccgggcagcagcttgaggggttatcagcaagttcagcaagtgcatgtgagtttccccttgtgtgaatgggtctacggccataatgctggcccatgtagttatgagtaggaagacccaggggttagccctaggcacggtatgttagtatgatattcaggacgaggtccagcatagcgggcgggtgcccaaggaatgctttgtatgatagttatacttgttgtctgtgtgatacatgtatgtgcctggtaggaaggtgagtgtgggtgaggtcccgtatctcaccagcagcagagtatggacggtgttccatgTCTCATTAGCAgtagagtaggggcgaggcccatgtTAGGGAAAgtgtgagtgtgggttgggcccgtatctcactagcagtaggagcgtggacggggttccatgactcatcagttgcgggacatgggcgaggcccaagataggcgaggcgtTTAAAACAGGATTCgatagtatatgtttagtttatgtgttgtgatatgttatgtgttagtatatgttggcgggcgaggcccaTTGACAGGCGAGGCGTAAAcgaaacatatatgtatccaagcggggctcgaagccaggcgaggcctggaacggtggggccgttgtagcgggcgaggcctgaggtagggggcgaggcccagaatagcgggcgtggcccagtatgtgcagtatgtgaatgttcatggtatgtggtaggttggggaactcactaagcttcgtgcttacggttttcagttttggtttcaggtacttccggtagcggagagaagagctcagggtgatcgcatggcacacaccatagatttggtagcctgggatgtttcactctgataacgaacatatgttttggaaattaattctctgattatgttatggattgataattatgttttaagtaatgattttataaaagaaatttttagtcttgaattttgggacgttacaatatttgttttcaaaatatcgaaaatccaaactcgAACAATCATAATATCTGATCCCGATGCAAACACAAATGAGACATCCCAAAATATAGAGTCTGAAGATAAATAATCGTAAACTGAAGAACATCTAGTAATGTCAAAAATTTGATGTGTGAAGATAAAAAATCAGTGCCACATCACACTACTAAATCAATCTCCGTCTTCGAATGTCTCTAACTCAAAACTCCAATAATAAACCAGAATGGATGCTCATGATTCTCCCCTTATTTTTGATCGATCATGCAATAAAGCTAAAAAATAATCATGAAACCAGGAAAGAGAATATGTTAGATATGATGGAGCATTGCACGCTCCCCATTGATGTTAGCATCTACCCGTAAAAACAAGGATATTATTCTCGGGTCATTGGTAGACTTGGTGATGTATTGTCGAACTGAACAAACCatgtagaatatatatatatatatatatatatatatatatatatatatatatatatatatatatgataaaccCGCTGCTGAAGAACCATAATGTTGAACCGAAGTAATGTTGATAACCAAAATGCAAACCCGAACTCCCAAATAATGGTCCAATATCATATGTAACTAGTCTGAAGGAAGTAAAAATGCAAACCTCAGAAAAGATTCAAACCTCGGAAAATCGGTGGATCCGAATCTCTGAAACATAAAAATCTTAGACTGCAAATGCGAGATGCTCGGTAGGAGGAAGAAGACACATAATAATCTCTGAACCAAATTGTATCGTCACTCATAATCAGCAAGAAGAATGGAGCTTTGAACCATAGGGCTAAAATTGGTGTTAatagaaataatttattttaataataataattggatAAAAATTGGTATTAAAAAAATGGTgtaaaaaaaagaattaatggGTATTAAATAAAAGATGGAAATTGGTTTTAAATAAAAAGGCTTTTTAAAAAGAAATGGTTAAAAAAtgtgattaaataaaaaaaatggagtTGATGAAATAAATCTCGGAATTAAAAAACGAAGAGGTTAGAGGGTGGTTTCAAAATGAAAATGGATTTACATAGGAAAATGGGTTAAGTTTGAAATAGGTTACAAGGTTCGAAATGAAAAAGGTTCGAGATGGGTAGGCTATGGGTAGGGCTGTTCACTaatcggataaaaccgaattgtccaattggacaatttggattagactatttggtttggatattcggatttttggattggttttcaacaaaaccgaattattattttggatttcagattggttttggtttataaagtaaaaaccgaatagtccaaaaaaaccgaataaatatttattatttatttattataatatatatctatagttatttattaattttataatttattttttcaaataggtttaAAACGTTTCAcccaataaaaaaaaacaataatatacATTTTCTCTgaaaagttttctatctataaaatatttaactataatatatcttcttagtagttgtttataaatttcaaatcataactaaataatttgttttcgtTTATTGTATAAAgttggataatattataattatatatcgttttaaaatattttggtttttgaaaaccaaattataaaaaccgatccaaccgaattgtaattgtaTCGGATCGggtcggatcggatttgaatatAGTTTGGATTATTCGGATCTATGTTTTGAAAAAaccgaaattaatttggattcacttgactggatcggatcaaaccgatccatccaaacgaacactccTAGCTATGGGTATGGATCCGAAATCTCGGAATACGGATTCACAAATGTGAATGGGTCCGAGACGGGTATGGTTGGGTCCGTAATGCATGTGAGACCTCGGAAATGGATTTACAAATGTGGATCCTGGATTCAAAATAGAGTTGGGTCTCGAAATTAATATGCACATGCAAAAAGGAGTAAATCGAATGCAGGTGATTTTTGTTTGACTTTCAAAAAGAGTCCCAGCAACCTTTTTTGTGTTACACGCATTCCATACCATTCACTAAAGGTGGACCCGACTATGATGTGCTCTGAATATGACCAAGATACTCGTAAAATATGTTATTCTAAATTTAAAACTTGTAAAGATACTCATCTTCACGACTTTTCTTGTGAGCAACATGCCTATAGGAGCTTTAACTTCAAAAATATGTGGCAACATGCATGATGCATGATTTTACTTTGCTCACTTTAAGCAATAACATATTTTAGATTTTTAGTTATTGTACAAGGGTAACAAAGAAAAAGTTTATAAACTATTCCAAATCCCTTTTAAGAAATAAGAACACATTGCATGAAGATATATGCTAACACGTGTTTTGTACAGGTTATTTACTCTATTCAACCACCATAAAACGAATCTCTCTCCTCCATAATTACATATTGCCTTTATGACTAGCAAATACATGCAGTGAGAAAACCAATAAATTATAGATTTACAAAATTATAACAAATTAGTCGTTGTAGTATAGTGGTAAGTATTCCCGCCTGTCACGCGGgtgacccgggttcgatccccggcaacggcggtttttattaaattttggAATTCGACTTAACAAGACCAGGTATCTTGTTATGAGTCTATGACATCTTTAATACGTTTTCAGTATTTcggtttattttatatattataatacGGATTATGTAACATGTATACTAATCAGTACAAGTAAAACAAAATTAAACATAGATTATAAACTTATAAACAAGTTTCACTTACATGAAAAACTTATATGTTGGACAACTACATTCGATGCTAACGGGAGTGTTATCTGATAAGTATTAAGTCATAGTATTCAtcgtttaatttattattattattattattaggacAGAAAACATGCATAATTAACCCGGACATATAATGATAAGAATGTGATGAAAACATTATGTTAGATACATTTTTGTCATATATTTATATACGATCTTAGGAATGCTTATTCTTTTATCTAATCTAATGGACCAAGTGAAGGTGTTCTCAATCCTAAGCAAGAGAGGATCTACAAAGAAATGACGATGTTCCATAATCCATACTCAAATTCTTTacaatttttaagttttaaaatataaaatatgaaaattataACAGTGGTTCATCCAttatttttgtaataaaaaattaccaaaacatttatatatatatatatatatatatatatatatatatatatatatatatatatatatatatatatatatatatatatatatatatatattgcataataattataaaaaaaaaaattatggctATTGTTATTATTGAAAAGTAAAGTAAAAACACTGAAAATCGATAAATAACTATAAATGTTGCAGGACCTCTTTGTAGACAacgttttttgttttattagttgaacgatcTTCCTCGTCACATATGAGTACCTTCAAACCTTTTTTGCTTGTTACACGAGAAACAGCTACATATAACTGACCATGGGTGAAGACATGTCTACGtaagtataatccaacatttgataATGACTGTCCTTGACTTTTGTTAATGGTCATAGCGAAACAAATTGCTATTGGGAATTGTCTACGTTGAAAACGAAATGGAATTTTTTTTAACGAATGGGGTCAACTTCATGCGAGGTATATAAGTAATCTCGTTTGAAAAATTACCAGTTATGATTCGTGCTTTAATGACGTGTCTTTCAAACCGGGACACCTTTTTTTAGTATAAGTTTATTGTTGGGAATTCTGGAGGCCTTAAAAGCGTTCAACACATCCGCAGAGTATACTGATTCCTCAAAAGAATCTTCTGCCTCGGTCTCACATAAGGAATCTGAACTCAGATATGTTTTCCCTTCATCTTTCATCAATTCTAACATGTAGTTGTTGATAGCATCAACTTCTTCATTGGTAGGGACAAAAATAGCTTTATCTTGAAAATACGATGGATCATCGAGATGGTTCTGAAAAGATGAATAAATGCAGGATACAATTGAATGAATATGGTCACCCGTAGAGGGAACGATCACATCTTCTGGAAATTCAACTTCAACTTCACCATCATTAGGACCATCGATAGTACCTTTACCAATTTTAAGAATCCAATCAACAAATGATTTTGTATCTTCGAAATCATTGTTTGGACAACTGAACTGAAGCCTCATGTTTACAGTCAAACGTAAAACTGTACATTCACGCCATAATCTTAATGAATGCAATGATGCCTACACAATATCTGAACGATTTCCTCTTTGTATTACTGGAAGAATTTGTCGAAAGTTGCCTCCAAATACAATGGTCTTGCCTCCAAATGGTTTATCATTGTTCTTAGGAAGGATAATATCTCTAAGTGTCCTATCAACTGCTTCGAAACAATGACGATGCATCATTGGGGCTTCGTCCCAAATTATAAGGCTCGCTTTGTTCAACAGGGCAGCTACATCGTTACCTGGCGTAATAGAACATAACGAATTTTCATTCAAGTTAAGTGGTATATGAAATC includes:
- the LOC111876886 gene encoding uncharacterized protein LOC111876886, yielding MRLQFSCPNNDFEDTKSFVDWILKIGKGTIDGPNDGEVEVEFPEDVIVPSTGDHIHSIVSCIYSSFQNHLDDPSYFQDKAIFVPTNEEVDAINNYMLELMKDEGKTYLSSDSLCETEAEDSFEESVYSADVLNAFKASRIPNNKLILKKGVPV